Part of the Planctomycetota bacterium genome, CCTGCTCGGCCCACGCCTCGCGGTGCGGCAGGGCGACCCCTTCGCCCTCGGCCTGCCCCCGTACTTCGCCAGCCTCGTAGCGTCGGAAGACATCGAGGCGGCCGGCTGGGAGGCGGGGCCGCGTTTCGCCGACAGGATGTTCCAAGCGCTGCGTCCTTACGGCGGCGCCGCCTGCCTGGCGCTCGGGGAAGCAGAGCACGGGGCCCTGGCCCGCTGGCTGGCGGAGACCGGCGTCGCGCAGGCCGCGCTCCGTCGTGCCAACGGCCTGAGCCTCGTGCGCCGCGAGGGCGCACTGCCGGGGGCCGCCAACTGGACCCACCAGTATGCCGACGCGGCCAATACCGTGGTGTCGCGGGACGACCGCGTGCGCCTGCCCCTGGGCATCCTGTGGTTCGGCGGCTCCTCGCACGAGAAAACCCTGCCGCGCCACGGCCACGGCCCGAGCCACCTGGTGGTGGACGGCCGGCTCTTCATCGAAGGCCCCGACGGCCTGCGGGCCATGGACATCTATACGGGCCGCGTGCTCTGGGATGTCGTGCTGCCGGGCCTCGGTGAGGCGTTCGACAACACGGAGCACCAGCCGGGCGCCAACGCCCTGGGCAGCAACTACGTGGCCACCTCGGACAGCCTCTACGTGGCCTATGGCAAGACCTGCCTGCGCCTCGACCCCGCCACGGGCGCGCGACTGGCCGAGTTTGCCCTCCCGCGCCTCGACGAGCGCGACACCCTGCCCCGCTGGGCCTACCTGACCGTGTGGAACGACCTCCTCGTCGCCGGCACCTCGCCGACGGACTTCGACAGCGACCCGGAGTTTTCGCGGGACGAGCTCGCCCGCGTCAGCAAGACGGATGTCGGGGAGCTCTTGCGCTGGCTCGGCAGCCTGCGAGGCTTCACCTTGCCCCCCAAGCTCAAGGGCGAGCACGAGGCGGAGTTCCTCGCCAGAGCGCTCAATCTGCTGCTGAGCCACAAGGCTCTGGCCGACCTGTTGCCCGAGGCGCCCACGAAGAAGGCGCTTTCCCTCGAGAACTCCATCGCCTCGCACCTGAGGAGCCGGGCCAAGGCCGGCGTGGCGGACCGGGAACTCAAGCGCCTCAACCGCCTGCTCCTCGAAGAACACGCCCCCGCCCTACCGCGGAAGCGGGTGCTCGCGGGCAAGCCCGACATCTACAGCGGCACCTCGAGCCAGTGGCTCGTGGCGATGAACCGCCTGAGCGGCCAAGTGCTGTGGACGCTGCGCGCCCGCGACGGCTTCCTGCACAACAGCCTCGCGCTGGGGGGCGACAAGCTCTTCTGCATCGACCGCCTGCCCGAGGGCATCGTGAAGTCGCGGCGCCTGCGTGGCGACGCCGACAAGCCGCAGTCACGCCTCCTCGCGCTGGAGGCCCGCACGGGCAAGCCGCTGTGGAGCACCACCGAGAACGTCTTCGGCACCTGGCTCGCCTACTCCGAGGAGCACGACGTGCTGCTCCAGGCCGGCCGCGCCTCGCGCGACATGCTGCCCGAGCCGTCGAAGCGAATGAGCGCCTACTCGGGCGACGACGGCACGCTGCTGTGGGACAAGCCGCACCGCCACGAGGGCCCCTGCATGCTTCACGGCGACACGATCATCACGCAGGACGCGGCCTACGATCTCCTGAGCGGCGAGCCCCGCACCCGCCGGCACCCGTTGACCGGCGAGGAGATTCCCTGGAAGTTCGCCCGCAACTACGGATGCGGCACCGCGATTGCCGGCCAGCACCTGCTCACCTTCCGCTCGGCGGCCGCCGGGTACTTCGACCTCGCGCGCGACGGCGGCACGGGCAACTTCGGGGGCTTCCGCTCCGGCTGCACCTCGAACCTGATCCCTGCCGGCGGCGTGCTCAGCGCCCCCGACTACACGCGCACCTGCACGTGCAGCTACCAGAACCAGTGCTCGCTGGCCCTCGTCCACACCCCCGAGGTGGAGACGTGGACGTTCCAACACCTCAAACGCAGTGACGAGCCGGTCCGCCGGGTGGGCATCAACCTGGGCGCGCCCGGCGACCGGCTGGCCGACAACGGCACCCTATGGCTCGATTTCCCAAGGGTGGGCGGCCCCTCGCCCCATGTGCCCGTGGCGTTCGAGCCCGAGGAGGTCGAGTGGTTCACGCACCACTCCTCGCGGGTGCAGGGCGACGGGCTCAAGTGGGTGGCCGCTTCGGGCGCTCGGGGGCTCCGAGCGCTGACGATCACTCTCGCGGGCCGCCTCACCAAGTGGCGGCGCGAGCACCCCACGCTCCTCAGCCGGTGGCTGGGCCGCGCCGGCGGCTCCAACTCGCCCCCCCACTGCTACACCGTGCGGCTGCACTTCGTGGAGCCGGGCGCCGCGCGGCCGGGCGACCGGGTGTTCTCCGTGTCGCTACAGGGCGAGACTGTGATCGATGCCCTCGACATCGCCGCCGAAGCCGGCGGCCCCTGGCGGCCGCTGGTCCGGGAGTTCCGCAACGTCGAGGTCAGCGACGAGTTGCGCGTCGAGCTCACGCCGGCGCGCGCCGCCCCCCTGCCGGAGACGGTGCTCTGCGGCATTGAGCTGGTGGCGGAACCGTAGCCGGCAGTGGTATAATGGCGGAGGCCGCCAGGAGCAAGGGAGACCGCCTGTGAGAGTGGCTGTGGGGTCGGATCACGCGGGGCGCCCGGCCAAGCTGCGCGCCATCGAGGCCCTCAAGGAACTCGGCTGCGAGGTGGACGACGTGGGCACCCACACCGACGCCTCGTGCGATTACCCCGACTATGCCGCGGAGGTGGCCCGCCGCGTGGCGGGTCGCCAGGCCGACCTGGGCGTGCTATGCTGCGGCACCGGGCTGGGCATGTCGATCACGGCCAACAAGGTGCCCGGCATCCGCGCGACCGTGTGTTGCAGCGATTTCATGGCCGAGATGGCCCGCCGCCACAACGACGCCAACATCCTGTGCCTGGGGAGTCGGGTGCTGGACGATCGGATGATCGGGGAGCTGGTCCGGCGGTTCGTGCGCACGCCGTTCGACGGGGGCCGGCACACCCGCCGGCTCCGGAAGATCGCCGAGCTGGAGCGCACGCTGCCCCTGCCCTAGTGTCTGTGCGGAAATCCACGCGGGCTGCGTTGCCGGCGCCAGCGGGGCGGATGCAAGGCGCTCCGACGCAGGCGATACTACGGAGCGCATCGCTGAGGAATCGCAACGCGGCAGACGCCCCGCTGACGCCACGGGGGCTCTTGCAGCGGCAAGGCGGCAAGCGCCCCGCTTGCGGTGGGTTGCTACTTCGCCGGTGTGGGCGCCGGCGCCTTCGGGGCCTCGCCCTTGGCGGGAGGCTCCTCGCTCTTCTGGCCGAGTTGCGCGGTGAGCTGCACGTTGCCCTCGAAGGTCACGAGCTGCTTGTCGCGGTGGTAGGTGATCAGGTCGGCTCGTGCCTGGTCTTTGCCGAAGTGCACGACCGGCTGGGCCTCGGGCGTGCCGTGAAGGATGACCATGCCCGTGGTGGCATCGTAGGTGGCCTTGTCGCATTCGGCCGTGCGCGCGTCGGGGGCAAGCTGGAGCGGGGGGCGGGCCGTGGTGCGCTGCGTGATGGGCACCACGGTGTAAAGGCGCACGTGCCCGGTGGCCGTCATCTTCCGGAACTCGCTGGTCTT contains:
- the rpiB gene encoding ribose 5-phosphate isomerase B; its protein translation is MRVAVGSDHAGRPAKLRAIEALKELGCEVDDVGTHTDASCDYPDYAAEVARRVAGRQADLGVLCCGTGLGMSITANKVPGIRATVCCSDFMAEMARRHNDANILCLGSRVLDDRMIGELVRRFVRTPFDGGRHTRRLRKIAELERTLPLP
- a CDS encoding PQQ-binding-like beta-propeller repeat protein, translating into MTARGAPVVLPILSWVWCALIAPAWGGDWPTWRYDARRSAASPEELPRELFLQWVKQLPPLEPAWPDQPRLRFDVAYEPVVAGGRLFFGSSANNSVTALDAATGEEKWRVYLDAPVRFAPAAWEGRLFVACDDGALHCLEGATGRLVWTFRGAPSERLVLGNGRLINLWAARGAPVVHEGRVYFAAGIWPFEGVFLYALDARSGTVVWANDGSGAQYTTQPHSSPAFGGVAPQGYLAVAGDRLLVPSGRSVPACFDLHTGKLLYFHLAANQKLGGFLAAANREFFANGGALFALKDGRTVAQVGQAPVVTDDRVFALERNELCAFDLQGSGREGDDPTRRFRRGKPSKSWTLRLRGQLHIKAGGRLYVGARNLVQAVEAPSAGGKARVSWQAAIAGTPASMVAANGRLFVATLEGHLYCFGPTATGVAMPEGSEEVLVPSNAPWKCLDGGRAPDPAWKTQGFNDGGWRLASPAPSKPPEPEEREAPAPARSKRIASTYFRHVFHVEPERRYAAIELEVRAAEGAVVHLNGIEVWRWRVPSAAGYGTLVSDRAPEGMPERVELEPNALVSGANVLAVEVVGLHSSSAAPGFELELFATRAAETRPRPTEAAPDSWAQQASRILQESGAREGYGLVLGLRTGRLAEELVRQSHLSVIALDPDAAKVEAVRRRLDAAGLLGPRLAVRQGDPFALGLPPYFASLVASEDIEAAGWEAGPRFADRMFQALRPYGGAACLALGEAEHGALARWLAETGVAQAALRRANGLSLVRREGALPGAANWTHQYADAANTVVSRDDRVRLPLGILWFGGSSHEKTLPRHGHGPSHLVVDGRLFIEGPDGLRAMDIYTGRVLWDVVLPGLGEAFDNTEHQPGANALGSNYVATSDSLYVAYGKTCLRLDPATGARLAEFALPRLDERDTLPRWAYLTVWNDLLVAGTSPTDFDSDPEFSRDELARVSKTDVGELLRWLGSLRGFTLPPKLKGEHEAEFLARALNLLLSHKALADLLPEAPTKKALSLENSIASHLRSRAKAGVADRELKRLNRLLLEEHAPALPRKRVLAGKPDIYSGTSSQWLVAMNRLSGQVLWTLRARDGFLHNSLALGGDKLFCIDRLPEGIVKSRRLRGDADKPQSRLLALEARTGKPLWSTTENVFGTWLAYSEEHDVLLQAGRASRDMLPEPSKRMSAYSGDDGTLLWDKPHRHEGPCMLHGDTIITQDAAYDLLSGEPRTRRHPLTGEEIPWKFARNYGCGTAIAGQHLLTFRSAAAGYFDLARDGGTGNFGGFRSGCTSNLIPAGGVLSAPDYTRTCTCSYQNQCSLALVHTPEVETWTFQHLKRSDEPVRRVGINLGAPGDRLADNGTLWLDFPRVGGPSPHVPVAFEPEEVEWFTHHSSRVQGDGLKWVAASGARGLRALTITLAGRLTKWRREHPTLLSRWLGRAGGSNSPPHCYTVRLHFVEPGAARPGDRVFSVSLQGETVIDALDIAAEAGGPWRPLVREFRNVEVSDELRVELTPARAAPLPETVLCGIELVAEP
- a CDS encoding LptA/OstA family protein, translating into MSRWCVIGWAAAVACIVALGGPLIAGETKAESPAPEKKAPEKAAAGKGTEPPRPAEPLHVWADRIHYLQGENIARITGNATIIKGDMRIDADAVVADLDEKTSEFRKMTATGHVRLYTVVPITQRTTARPPLQLAPDARTAECDKATYDATTGMVILHGTPEAQPVVHFGKDQARADLITYHRDKQLVTFEGNVQLTAQLGQKSEEPPAKGEAPKAPAPTPAK